The Balaenoptera acutorostrata chromosome 11, mBalAcu1.1, whole genome shotgun sequence genome segment TCCTACTCCCCCATCACACTGAGTTGGTCAGTAATGTCTGATTCATCTGTGTTCCCAGGGTGGGGCATTGGGTCTgccctaggaaatgaatgaatgaatcactgCTGAGAATAAACAATGGATGTaaatcaattcattcattcaacaaatatttattgagcaactactatgtaccagacactttTTAAAGTGCTGGACATACAAACTGACAAAATCTTTGCCCTCATGTATCTTATGCTCTAGTTGGAGAGACAAGACAATGAGCAGATAATTATATAACTGGAGACGCAATCTGCTGTGGGCTCTGAGTCCCTGCAGGTTCTTGCTGGGCATATGCCAAGAAAGCAGGGCTCTGAAAGCTCTTTACCCAGGCCATTTCTAAGGGTTTGTTTTTGCAGCAAGCAACCTTGAGGGTtggaaaaagaacaggaaaaacaaGCAACCGGAAAAAGAACAGGCATGCCTACCATTCACTATAAAAGTGGTGAATTTCTAACCTCTGTGTTCCTCTCCTATAATGCCATCCACAAGGTGTACAGGCAAACATGATGGGTGGGTCCTTTGCAGGGCTTGCGGGACATGGGGAAAATAACACAAAGGTAAAGCCACAGCTACTGCTTTTACCTTGAGTAATAATGTCCTTTGTCCCTTACCCAGGAGTTTCATGTCTTCTGCAGCATCCATGAAAAGGTAACAGACTATTACTAAACAGTAATAAACAGTAACAGTTTATTAGTTTGTAAAATCTCAGGTGCTGCCCAGTTCTAGTCAATATGTGAAGTGCTATTGAGAAAACTGagcagaaaaggagagagagggattaTGGGAGGGCTTGCTATTTTAGATAGGGTCGTTAAGAAAGCCCCCTCTGATGAGGTGACATTGCAGCAGAAACATGAATAAAGTCAGGACACAAGCCATGTGACTATTTGGGAGGAGAGCATTTCAGCCAGAGGGAACCACAGGGCCAGGGATCCTAGAGCCGTTGTTAGAGGGAGAAGGGTAGAAGATGAGGCCAGAGAGACTGTCAGGGGCCAGAACCCACAGAGCCTCAAAGGCCCTGTAAGGCATTTGCAATGTACCTGAGTGAGAGGAGAACTATCGGTGGGTTTTGGCCAGGGAAGTGGCCTGctctgatttctctttttaaaggatGACTCCGATTGCTGTGTGGAGAATAGCCAGTAGCCCTGGAGAccagggtggaagcagggagCCAGTGAGAAGTCTCTTACAGTAGACCTGGTGAGAGATGAGAGTGGCTTCTCctggtgggggggtggaggtggtgagaaatggtcGGCTTCTTGCATTTTAAGAATAGAACCCACAGGCTTGCTTACGGATTGATTGTGAGGTGCGGGGAAGGGGAGCCAAGAATGACCCAAGATTTTGTTCTGAGCAGCTGCAAGGACAGAGTCAACTGAGATGGAGAAGATGTGTGAGGGACAGGTTTGGAAGGAATCAAGAGCACCTTGAATGAGCacgaatgaatgaaaatgaataactgaatcactgaatATCTTCTTTCTCCCAGTCGTGAAATAAAAGCCTTGTCCCGCAGGCAGCAGCAccctacgtgcctagagccagcGGTGGAACCTCCCCTCGGAAAAGGCGGTAGTGGTTCCTTTAAGaaggccctgccccgccccccacgAAGTCCCGCCCAGGCACTGTCACATGACCCGCGATTACGCACACGGGGTGGCCCACAGGGCGGTTTGAAAGCCCGGCGCGCACCGTACGAGCGTCGGTTCAGCCTGTCGCTGGGATGTCGGTGTTGCGGCCGCTGGACAAACTGCCTGGCCTGAACACGGCCACCATCTTGGTAGGCGTCAGCAGCCCAGATTCTTCCGCCCGCCTTTCCTCCCAGGCTGTGCCTCAGCCGCCAGGTCCCCTGCGCTCTCTGAGGTGCTGGCGTGGGCTATTCTGGCTGGGGTGTGGTGGGCCGGAGAGCCACACTCTGAACCAGTCGGAGTAGCTGCCCTTCTGAGGCTGAGGGACGTCCCCACCAATAAGTGCGCAGTTTCTGATTGGTGGGGCGGCTGGGCGGGGCGACCGCGCGTGGGGCGGGGTGCCGGGTGTCCAAAACTCGGTTTTCCCGCGTAGAGGGGGTCGGACCTCCGGGAGAGACAAGGCCTTTCCAGGAAGGGTCCGGGGAGGTAGTGAGTGCTTTTCGGACAGGACCGGACAGGGTGCAAACCTCGGGCCCTCTGCCGGAGTCCTCTCGGTAAAAGGGTGCCTCGCGCGCTGGAGCCGGAGTCTTGGGTTCGCGGCCGTCCGGGCCCTCCAACGGGACTGCTGTGTCCAGGTGTCAGTCTGTCGCCTTCTCTCTCTGGGCAGCTGGTGGGCACGGAGGATGCTCTTCTGCAGCAGCTGGCCGATGCGATGCTCAAGGAGGATTGCACATCGGAGCTGAAGGTGTAAGTAGCCTTATGCTGGGGTGTCCGATCGCTGGCCTGGGCGCAAGGGAGAGCGGGGTTGGCGGTAGGGGGGCCGCCAGAGAGGCGGGCACAGATGGAGCCGGTTGACCAACCCCTCGGAGTCTCCGTCTTAACGCGTGATCTGTCCCCGTCCAAAGGCATCCTCCATCACTGTCACacagtttttctattttcctctaGCACTTGTCACTATAAGAAGTTTCCATGTTTCTTTACTTGTTTCCAGTCTGCCACCCCTAGGGACACCAAGGTcagccccttgagggcagggactttgacTTTTGCTCACTGGTGAATCCCCAGTGCCTTGAGCAGTACTTGGCACAGAGTACATGCTCAGATACCCCCCAAACTTGGAGAAAAAGTAActaaagtatattttgttttcctttttctaactGAGAGGGAGTAGAAACAGCTGCTGGCAGGAGTCAAGTGACTGAATACATGTGGGTGTCATTCTCCCTGGTAGAAAGATTATGTTCTCTTATTCTACCTAGTATGGGGCATTTCCAATTCCCACAGAGGAAATACCCTCTAGATTTGGATCATTCTCCTTCAACATAATCTTTCCCTCAAAATAAAGATTGTTCATATGTCCATCTGTGCTCTACCTATCTTGCCAGGCTCTTTGGCTATAGAACACCAAACACAATAACCAATAATCTCAAACCCATAGCTCAGAAATaggaaaggattaaaaaaaaaattaatttgggacttccctggtggtccagtggttgggactttgcgcttccactgcagggggcacgggtttgatccctggtccaggaactaagatccctaaTGCCATggggcaaggccaaaaaaaaaaagtcaaaaaaattaattagcatCAGAGTAAATGGAAAATGTGGACAAAATTGCCTGCATTAAACGAGATGGAAACCACTGGCAAAAAAGAGAGAGTCACATGACTTGCAAAAACTCTGATGAAGAACCCACTctgggaaaaggggaagaaagctCCTTTTTGAGTGCTTTGTGCCATTGAGAAATTTAATAggaacatgaatttttaaaagaagcgtTCAAAGACCAAATAATaacagaatgagaggaaaagggaggttGCAGAGCTAAGGGcaaaaaaggtgaaaaataatACCATATGAGATCTATCtaataaatacatagaaacagcAAGGATCAGAGTAGATGTGGTTAAAGACTTAattatttacaaagaagaaagatttgaaaaattACAGCAAAAGTGTTTGAAGTGTAATAGAAGACTTCCCTGGAATGAGTGAAGAGTTGAATTTGTCCGTTAaaaagggtgcatatatcttgtTCCAGGAAAAATGAACAATTATTTACTTCTGAAGTAAATAATTCTTCAGACTTTTAGGCAGGAGAAGCAAATCACCCATATGGTCATCTGTTCATTCTGTTGTCAAGTATTTTCGGCTCTCTGCATTTGGAGTATTTGGCAGGAACCAGCTTTGACCTTTTGTAGTTATGTGGagccatgtgactagttctggccaatgagttgTGAGCAAAAATGATTGTCTCTTTATTGCTGAAGCATTTAATTGCCAGTGAGAGACCTTCCTCAGTACCCTTTGTCTCTCTCATGTTCTAGAGTGGCAACTTCATTAGCTGAGGTCCGAAGTTATGGTTAGAGCAAAATATAAACGTATATAATAATACCATTAATAATAGCAATATAAATGTACATTTGTAAGTTTTGTCCAAATGGTAAGGTAGATTTTAAGAATGctaattttctcacttttcttaatAATAGAGAATCAATCCCATATAGGTAaaattaaaactgttaaaaatgataccaacttacttattttttccataatctttttttaattgggttctttgaggaaataatttcttgtgattaaaaaataatttatccaaagttcatcttttttttcagtGCTACTTTAGTTATTTTGCTTCCACTAAATTCAGATAAAATTAATACTAttatcctatttttattttttattttttggccgcaccatgccccttgcgggttcttagttccccgaccagggattgaacctgggccacggcagtgaaagcgctacatcctaaccactggattgccagggaactccctcctaTTTTTCGATTACATCTACTGTATTCTAGTGTCTGAATGTGTATACATTGTGTACGTGGAGAGATGTTTAGAAAAATGTTCTAATGTTAATAGTTATTTCTAGGTAACTGAACTTTTAGgagtatgtgtttcttttttaacttttgtgtttTGTATACTTTTTGGTATTCTTAAATTATAAGctatggggtgggggggcagatGAGTAATAGTCATATGTGGAAATGGGCAGAAGTAGAGGATTCAAAAAAACCCTTCAGATGGGTATTTGACAATCTGAGACTAAGTCCAGACAAGAATGATgagggtgacttgcccaaggtcacatactgATAATTGGCAGACTTGGGATTTGGGGCCACTTCTGTCTTACTCCAAAGAGCTTCAATCTTAACCCCTAAACTTCACAGTCCAACACCCTCCCCCCCTTCTGAgcctggtctccctcccagcaTGCAGTGTAGATGGCTAGCCTCATGCCATCTTATATCCAAAACTCCCTGTTGCCAAGGCAGTTACTAAACTTTCTGGCAGGGAGAGTAGAGCAGGAGTCATCTGGATAGGACCAACTCTGCCCTGCCCCTGTGCTCACCTGAAAAGTCTTGCTTCAGGTGAACAGGAGAGGAGCTCTTCCCTGTGACGGGTGGCATGTGAACAGTCATTGTGACGTGGGTGCGTATTTAGTCCTGCAATTTCTTGTTTTTCAGCCACTTGGCAaagtccctccctctgccctccaatGTGAATCGGCCCCGAATTGACTTGATTGTGTTCGTGGTCAACCTTCACAGCAAACACAGGTGAGAGCCAGAGGATGGGGGCTGCCGGGCTCAGGTAGACCTGGCTCAGGGATGTGCTGGGACAGTGGCCTCACTTGtgatgggaaggagaggagacagggagaggCTGCCTGGGGTTAACTTAGACCGTGAGGAGGGGGGAGCCAGTGGCCAATGCACGATGTTTAAAAGACACTGATAAATGCCAGCAGTGTCATCTGTCATTTGGCTCTCTGAAGCCTACTGTGTATCCCTGACAGCAGGCACAGATATGAATGAAACAGACCCCTGTCCTCAAGGTCCATTAGGGGAGGAGGCTAGacttttgaacagacagtgacaGTACCTGCGATGTGTACTGTAAAAAGAAGGAAGCATGGGGCTGTGAGAGCCCAAACAAGACCTCTGACTCTCAGGACTTAGGTCAGgctagacttcctggtggaggtgacatttaaatAGACACCTGAGAGATGACGAGAAATTAGCCAGGGAAAGATGAAAGTAAGCAGAATGTTCCAGGTGAAGGGTTAATGTAAAGGGCAGGAGGAGCGTAGTGTGTTCGGAGGACTGTCAAGGCCTGTGCGGCGTCAGAGCCCAGTCTAGCGTGGGGCCGTGGCAGTGGCAGCATGGGTAGTGTTGATGCTGGTGGCCTGATCCGGTCTCCCTGTGGTGCTGGCAACCCTGGGGACAGGACTGCAGCCAGCCTATAGGGAGTACCGAAGAAAGGtctgccctctccctcctgggGGACAGCCGGCTAAGAGCAGAACACAGGGTCCAGCACAGAAACCAAGGCAGACACCTGGGCCTGTGGTAGGGATCAAGGGAAGGCTCTGGTGGAAACACCTGGGAATCCAGTGGCATAGAGACACCAGATACACGTAGCATCAGGACCAAGTCCAGACTGCACTTCCTGACCAGTTGGAACCAGTCAGCGGTGACTTAGGCCCAGGTGGGGCTGAGAAAGGGCTGAGATCTGCCATGGTTGCCAGAGGGCCCTGGCTCAGCAGATCTGTTGCTCTTTGGGTGAGATCTCTCTGTTCACCAGAAGGGACACTGGCCCAAGTCTTTGGAGAGATCCTGCTTCACAGCCATACTTAGGGGCAGGGCCACTGTTGCTGTTggcctcaggctgtgttcattcAGGCTGAAGCCTGACCTTTGAGATGGCTTTTCGGCCAGGAAACAGCAGGTTCCTTCATCACTCCCTGGACACGAGTGAATGAAAGCCTCAACCCAGAAGGTCAGGGTGCCCTTGCTTAGAGGAAAAGAGTGTTTTCATATGATAGATATGACTTAAAATCGCTGTAATCTTATTGGAAAGCAATTCAGCAATACTTATCTACACTTAAAAAAGACACATactatgacccagccattccacttctaGCATCTGTCCTACAGAAACGTTTGCTTGGATGTGTAAGGACCTGTGGGAAAGAAAATTCATGCAGCATCTTTCGTAACGGTGAACACCAAGGGGGttaagtggcgggggtggggggaggggtggtggtgggatgaactgggagattgggattgacatacatacactaatatgtataaaatggatgactaataagaacctgctgtataaaaaaataaataaaataaaattcaaaaaaaaaaaaagtagtttaaaGATATGAAAGGACAAAGTATTCCTCTAGGGCTGTTTCCTGTCACCATCCTCTCATTCTCTGGCCTCTCTGGAATCAGAGGCGGGTGGCTTCTGCTTTCTCTGTTGTGAGGTTTGTCCTCTGCTATGTTCTCTCGCCCTGGCCACTGCAGCCTCCGGAATGTTGAGGAGTCCCTGCACCATGTGGACGCCACCTTCTTCCTGGGGAAGGTGAGCTTCCTCGCCACAGGCGGTAAGTGCATCCCTCCCCCGCCAACCCAGGGCCTGTGGGGGACTCCTTGCAAAGGCAGCCTGGGTGATGGAAAAAACATGCATTTTGGAATCTGATGTTGTCAGTCTTTATAAAGCAAATCTGAGCTGATCAGTCTGCCAAGTTAATTCCGCTGCGATAACAGCTTAGAGGTGCCTAGTGGCTTTCagagtaaaatccaaactcctgtAAAGGCACAAAGTATTTTGCAGTTTGGCCCCTGCCTTCCTGTCTTATCTCCTATTACTCTTCCCTTCTTTGGCTCAGCTTATATTTCTCTGAGACTTGGTAATATTAacagtggaaataataatagctaccctATATCGAGCACTCACAATAGACCAGACACTGTCCTAAGTGCTTTGTTTCTATATTACTTAATCTTCACGACAGGTACTActgaagtaggtactattttctctgttttgcaGCGGAGGAAACTGTGGTCATGAGGTTAGGTAACTTTCCCAAGGCCCCGCAGCTGAACAGTTGTAGAGCAGAGATTCACACCTAGAGAGTCATATTCCAGAGCCCATGCCTTTAATGATTATACCATGTGGCTTCTCTCAAatactttttcctcttctttatctCGGTAACCCCTATTTTCTGCCTCCTGGGGGACCTGACCAGCCCTGCAGTCTGGGCCCTCAGGGTATCCATCCCACACATGCCTCTGTCAGAGACTCCTAACCCTTCTACCTACACTGGTGGTGTGTCTGCCCCGCCAGCTGCACTGCGAGCTCCTTGCAGGAAGGGCCTGGCACGGATTGTTCGCAGCAAGCATTGGTGGATAAGTGAACACCAGGTCACTTCTGTGTATTCATTCATTGGATCTCTGTGGTAACTCAGCAGGGTAGGGGTTGTTACTATCagttcatagatgaggaaattcaTGTTTTTATTGAGCACTCTATCCAAGCCCCTTCAGCCTATTTTCTGATTTGATGATCTTGACTGCCCTGAAAAGAAGGTAGAACAGGACTGTCACCgcactgactagtaagaaactgaggcccagagaggggaaatgaACTACTTGGCCCAGTGCTTCCTCGATGACAGCCGTGAAGGTAGAGATGACAGGCCGTGGCTTCTTTGCAGCTGGGCGGGAGAGCCACTGCAGCATTCACCGGAACACCGTCGTGAAGCTGGCCCGCACCTACCGGAGCCCCCTGCTCTTCTGTGACCTGGAGGTGAGGACCCCAGCACGCGGGTTGAGGGACGGAGCAGTCGGCGCTCAGTGGGCGTGGCAGGGATGCTTCTTGGAGGCTCGTTGCGTCCCCTAGTGAAGGGGATCCTGATGTGGAGACGAGATCCTCGTTTGAACCCTGGCTCTCCTGCTCACTGCCCTGGCGTGGGTCACCGTAAGCCTTGGGTTCGCACATGTAAAATAGGGTGATGCTCCATGTACATCTTGAGTTCTGCTCGTGCACCAGGCGCCATCACCTCTTGCTTTTGTGTCGTTCTCTCTACTCGTAACTAAGTCTTGTGCGTGTACCTGTGGGTCCCTGTTAATATCTCACTTCCCTGCTGGGGTTAAGTGCTCTGAGGCCAGGCATCTTGTCTGCCTCATGAACCAGCAGTAAAGGTGCCCAATGTCCCCCTTACATCCCTGGATTGCAGACCTTGTCTGGtcccagcctggggcagggggtCTAGCAGGCAGCAGAAGGGGAGGCTGGGTAGGTGGGTAGGTGGTTGGATGGATACATATGATATTGGTTCTGCCCTGACTTGCTTCTGTTGGTGTTTCTCACGAGGTGACTGCTCATTGTGGGGTTAGCATAGCAGATTTCTATTTTGCTGTTGAATTTTGCTCTTCAGCCTCTCTTTGTGCAGTACGGAACCTGATGACTTTTTGCTAAAGGGTCCTCAGCAGGAGTTGACGCTGCTGCCTCTGGGCTCCCAGGGCCTGGGCTGCCCCACCCGCACACCAGACCTGCTCAGTTGGTTTTGAGATTTCGTTTTAAAGATTTGTGTTTCTGCTCTGTTCTGGGTCTTGCACCTGTTCCCAAAAGCAAAGTGATGTCGTAAGAGGGAACTGAGTCAGTATGTGGTCCCTCATCACCAAGGGTTCTTACTCTGGGGTCTGTGGACCCCTCTAGTCAGAAGGGAGAAGAATTCAGGGGATTTGCAGACCTGGacgagaaaaaaaattacttcttgtTTTCACTAACCTCTAAGAGAAATTTATCATTGTGAATGTAGGCAAGAGATGTCAGTAACATTAGCAGAACCTGTGACTGTTAGCAGTGGAAGCGGCGGACATTGCCATGTCCCATGGGGATTGGGGCAGATCTCATTACTACTCCGACACTGCAGAAGTCATTAGACCTGCCCTAGATCTCATTCAGTGCATCGGTTAAGATGTACAGATTTGTGTTTCACATTTGATGACTATTTTAAGAACCCCGACTTGACCGACGCTCTGATCTCACAGGTAGGACCTGAGGCCCAGGGCACCCCTGAGGGGCCTGTCCCTGCAGGCTTTCCTCACAACAGGAGAGGCGAGACGTgctcacagtcacacagctagtaagtcaGCGGAAGAGCCAGGTTGGTGTGCAGCTGTCTCTTTCCTGTCTTAGCGGGCTGACTGTGTGGCTTTGAACAAGTCgacccacccccaacacacacacacacacacacacagcctgccTTCTCTTGGCTCTGAAGGGGGGAATCGCCATCTTTGCTCCACAGTTGAGGTGCGCGTGGTGGTGCAGTTCTGTGTGTGGTCAGGAGGTGGCAGGCTGTACCAGGTCCTGGGTTGTCCTCTAGCCTGAGAACTTCTCTCAGAAAAGGCCTGTGGCCGACTTTCTATTTCCAGCCAGCAGCAGCCCTGCTGAGAACCTAGACCTGGCATTCTCTCCCACAAAGCACCCAGTGTTTGCACAGTCAGCACTCCTCGTACCGCTGCTGTCCTGTTCGGGGCACACTCCTCCGCTTAATCGACTTGGAGCCTCACCATATTCTGAGGCCTTTGCGTGGCAGGAATTATGAGCCCcgttttacatatgaggaaacacCCAGGGAGGTGTGGGATTTGCCCAGTGAAATTATTTCCCAGCTCCGCTGATCGGGCCCTGTGCTGGTCCCTGAGAACACAAATGCCTCAGATGTTGGCCCTGCCTCTCAGAATCAAGCAAAATAGACCGACATGTAACATACGCAGCAGCAGAAGGATTTGCAGAGCTTTGGAAGCCTGGCAGTGGAATTCAGTCATTCCTTCCTGTAGGTGACGGGGCAGTCATGATAGGGTCAGAAGTGGGATTTGGGGGCCACGTCTCTGGAGTATGATGTGTGGATGGGAGGAGGCCTGGCCAGAGGCAGGAGGGCTCAGGACGAGGCCTCTGCGGGAAGCAGACTGTGGAGTCCGAGTGAGAGCTGCAGCAGTTTGGAGGGATAGTTCAGAGGCAGAGGCCACAGACCTCAGAGGATTTACTCAACAAGtatttctggacttccctggtggcgcagtggttaagactccgcctgccaatgcagaggacacgggttcgagacctggtccaggaagatcccacatgccgcagagcaactaagcccatgtgccacaactactgggcctgcgctctagagcccgcgagccacaagtactaaagccctcatgccacaactactgaagcccgcgagccacaatactaaagccctcatgccacaactactgaagcccgcgagccacaactactgaagcccacatgcctagagcccatgctttgcaacaagagaagccaccgcaatgagaagcctgcacaccgcaacaaagcatagcctccgctcgccacaactagagaaagcccacgcgcatcaacaaagacccaatgcagccaaaataaattaattaattaaaaaacaaacaaacaagtattTCTTACATAATCTACAGTGCGCcgagcactgttctaggcactagggAAGCAGCATAGAGCAGAACAGTTTTAAAACTCCCAATTCTGTTCTAGTGGAGGAAACAAAGTGAGGAAGTAGAATGTATGGCATGTTAGAGAATGGAGATGTGACCTGTCAGG includes the following:
- the CENPM gene encoding centromere protein M; translation: MSVLRPLDKLPGLNTATILLVGTEDALLQQLADAMLKEDCTSELKVHLAKSLPLPSNVNRPRIDLIVFVVNLHSKHSLRNVEESLHHVDATFFLGKVSFLATGAGRESHCSIHRNTVVKLARTYRSPLLFCDLEIGDFRATMAQRLVRMLQICAGHVPSVSALNLLSLLQSSENPSLEDL